TTTGACGATGGTTATCAAAGTTTTTATCAAGAAGCCTTTCCACTGCTGAAAGCTTTCAATTATCCTGCAGTTCTTGGAATTGTTGGAAGCTGGATTGAGGTTCCTGAAGGTCAAGATGTCAAATATGAAGAAAAGAAAAAAATTCCGCGGGACAAATTGATGACTTGGGAAGAGATCAAAGAAGTTCAAGATTCGGGACTCATTGAAATTGCCAATCATAGCTATGCACTTCATAAAGGAATTCCTGGAAATCCTCAGAAAAACCTTGAACCTGCGATTGCAACACATCAATATTTACCTAACCTAGGAAAATATGAAAGCGATCATGCCTACCTCAAAAGAGTTCATGAGGATCTTAAAAAAAATTCAGATTTATTTCATCAAAGACTTGGGAAAAAACCACGTATTATGATTTGGCCTTATGGAGCCACAAACATGAAAGTTGTTAAAATAGCTCATGATTTGGAGATGCCCATTACTTTTACCCTTGAGGATAAAATCAACACTGTTGATAATCTTACGCTTTGCGGTCGAAAACTTGCTATGTCGTTCACTACTTTAGGTGATTTTATTATAGATATTTACGACCTGTCTCACCCTCCTTTAGATCCTTTCCGAACAGTTCGGGTGGATCTTGATTATGTGTATGATCCTGATCCAAAAATTCAAGAAGAGAATCTGTCCAAACTTGTTCAACGGATTTATGAGATGCAAATTTCAGCCGTCATTCTTCAAGCTTATGCTGATCCAGATGGCAGCGGGAATATTAAAGAAGTTTATTTTCCAAACCGCCATTTGCCAATGCGGACAGATTTATTAAATCGATTAACCTGGCAACTTCGTACACGTGCTGGAGTTGAAGTCTTTGTTTGGATACCCATGTTGGCGTTTGATATAAATCGCGAGGACCTTCTTGTGAAATCGTATGATCCTCAATCAGCTAAGCTTTATGTAGATAAAGAAAGATATCGTAGACTTTCACCTTTCCATCCGAAATCCCAAAAAATCATTCATGAGATTTATGAAGATCTCTCTAAAAGCAGCTTTTTTGCAGGTATTGCTTATCATGATGATGGTGTGCTGTCAGATTTTGAGGATGCCAATGACTTTGCATTTCAAGAATTTTTGAGGGACTCTCACCTTGAAATCACACTCTCTGAAGCTATTCAAAATCCTGAATATCGAAAGGCATGGGCGTCTTGGAAAACTCAAAAGCTGATTGATTTTACAAAATCCCTGACGGAAACCGTCAAAATTTACAATCCCTTTGTCAAAACGATGAGAAGCCTTTTTGCACTTCCTATTTTAAATCCGGATAGCGAAGAATGGTTTTCTCAAAATTTCGATTCATTCCTAAAAACGTATGATTATACGGCCATTATGGCGATGCCCTATATGGAAGGGGCCGATGATCCTGAAGGCTGGATGAATGATCTTGTGGAAAAAGTGAAAAATCACCCTGAAGGCCTGAAAAAATCACTTTTTGAACTTCAATCAGTCAATTGGCGCACAAAAAAACTAATTTCTACAGAGGAGATTGTCAAATGGATGCAAAACCTTCAAGTCCGTAAGGCCATTAATTTTGGGTACTATCCCGATGATTTTCATCAAGATCATCCTCAAGCCGATATTGTTCACAGAGGAATTTCAAAACAAAATTATCCTTTTAGGTTATAGGAAAAAAATGTCAGAACGCCCTCCTCTTAAGACATATCAAGTTATCATTCACACTGTGATGATCATCATAGGGTGGTTGCTTTATATTTTTGCATGGATTTATGTTTTTAAATATTATCCAGAGCATCTCAATATAGGTGGAATTTTAATTCTGATCAGTTTTTGTTTGGGGCTTTCCGTAACTGCCTTTTGGGTTTACCATAATATAGGTATCCATAAACGCAAGGGCTCCCGAAAATCCATAAATGTCACGACTTACCAATATGCTCAAGATTGGAACGAACATAAAATTCATGCCATTTGGGATGAGGTCAAAAAAGCAAGCCAAATTCACATCCATATTGACCCTGAGAAAAAAGAGAAACATTTTCTAATAAGAAAATTATATGGTTAACTTCTTTATAGACATTTTTGGACCTATTTATCTAGGAGTTGTGCTTTATGTCGCCATTTATCCAGTAACAACATCAATCATTTGGATTTTAACTGCGCTCATTTATCGCTATCATTGGGAAGATAAAAAATTAGAATCCAGTTTAGAGTTCTACCAACCTTTTGTTTCTGTGATGATTCCAGCCCACAATGAAGCACAAATTCTCCCCCATTCTTTGCCCGCGATTACATCTATGGACTATCCTCACTATGAAGTCTTACTTTTAGATGATGGGTCCACAGACAACACACTGGAGATTGCGCGAGAATTTGTTGAATCTGGAAAACTAAGGATTCTTCATAAATCCAAAAATCAAGGTAAAGCTCTGGCGTTGAATGATGGATTTCCCTGCACAAATGGAGAAATCATCGTCATTTTTGATGCGGATGCGGAACCTCATCCTCAATTTTTAAACCATATGATTAAACATTTTCAACATCCGCGTGTGGGGGCGGTCACAGGACATCCCAGAGTCAAGAATACAAATACATTTTTGGCAAGACTTCAATTGGTCGAATTCACATCAATTATTGGACTTTTGAGAAGGTCCCAACGGATTTGGGGACGGATTGTGACAATTTCAGGGATTGCCTCTGCGTTCCGACGGGAAGCACTTCACGATATGGGTGGATTTAGTCCTAATGCTTACACCGAAGATATCGAAATCACCTGGCGTCTTCAAAAACACTTTTGGGACGTCCGATATGAACCGAAAGCCACCGTTTGGATGCATGTTCCTGAGACATTTACAACATTTTTCAGGCAACGTTTGAGATGGACGCATGGACTCATGCAAGTTCTCAAATGGAATGCGGATGTGATGACGCATTTGAAATGGCGGCGCATGTGGCCTGTATTTATTGAAGCGGTGCTTTCGACATCTTGGGTTGTGGCATTTGCCCTTGTTCTTATTTTTGAACTTCTGACGTGTAAACTGGAGGGGGATTATAGTCCTTATTTTTTGAAGTGGGGAATCGTAGTTGCAACCGTTTCATTAGTACAACTTTTTACAGGCCTGATGGTTGACTCTCGCTATGACAAAGATGTTCTCAAATTTTTCCCGTATGCGATATATTATCCCCTCATTTACTGGATTACAATGGTGGCTGTAACACTTTGGGCATTGCCAGTTCTTTTTAAAAATTCAAAAGAATCGATTCGTTGGAAAACGGGAAGAAAATAATGGTGGGCGCTGCAGGATTCGAACCTGCGACCCTCTGATTAAAAGTCAGATGCTCTACCGACTGAGCTAAGCGCCCGGAAACACACTGTGTGTGAGTCCGTA
This DNA window, taken from Candidatus Bealeia paramacronuclearis, encodes the following:
- a CDS encoding glycosyltransferase, which encodes MVNFFIDIFGPIYLGVVLYVAIYPVTTSIIWILTALIYRYHWEDKKLESSLEFYQPFVSVMIPAHNEAQILPHSLPAITSMDYPHYEVLLLDDGSTDNTLEIAREFVESGKLRILHKSKNQGKALALNDGFPCTNGEIIVIFDADAEPHPQFLNHMIKHFQHPRVGAVTGHPRVKNTNTFLARLQLVEFTSIIGLLRRSQRIWGRIVTISGIASAFRREALHDMGGFSPNAYTEDIEITWRLQKHFWDVRYEPKATVWMHVPETFTTFFRQRLRWTHGLMQVLKWNADVMTHLKWRRMWPVFIEAVLSTSWVVAFALVLIFELLTCKLEGDYSPYFLKWGIVVATVSLVQLFTGLMVDSRYDKDVLKFFPYAIYYPLIYWITMVAVTLWALPVLFKNSKESIRWKTGRK
- the pgaB gene encoding poly-beta-1,6-N-acetyl-D-glucosamine N-deacetylase PgaB; amino-acid sequence: MIFLCINNETALKAFENNNFIILSYHNITDQVTTDNFQQSGEDYSLPAQQLTAQFQWLSENGYTVISMDDVLQAKRGEKTLPEKAVLLSFDDGYQSFYQEAFPLLKAFNYPAVLGIVGSWIEVPEGQDVKYEEKKKIPRDKLMTWEEIKEVQDSGLIEIANHSYALHKGIPGNPQKNLEPAIATHQYLPNLGKYESDHAYLKRVHEDLKKNSDLFHQRLGKKPRIMIWPYGATNMKVVKIAHDLEMPITFTLEDKINTVDNLTLCGRKLAMSFTTLGDFIIDIYDLSHPPLDPFRTVRVDLDYVYDPDPKIQEENLSKLVQRIYEMQISAVILQAYADPDGSGNIKEVYFPNRHLPMRTDLLNRLTWQLRTRAGVEVFVWIPMLAFDINREDLLVKSYDPQSAKLYVDKERYRRLSPFHPKSQKIIHEIYEDLSKSSFFAGIAYHDDGVLSDFEDANDFAFQEFLRDSHLEITLSEAIQNPEYRKAWASWKTQKLIDFTKSLTETVKIYNPFVKTMRSLFALPILNPDSEEWFSQNFDSFLKTYDYTAIMAMPYMEGADDPEGWMNDLVEKVKNHPEGLKKSLFELQSVNWRTKKLISTEEIVKWMQNLQVRKAINFGYYPDDFHQDHPQADIVHRGISKQNYPFRL